GATTTCCCATTCTTCTAAAAAACGTAACCGTACAATGTCTTTTAAATTGATATGCGAAACGATGAGGGTATCTTTTAAGGCGTAAGGAGGCTGGGTTTCTCTCACTTTAACGGCAAGGGTATCTGATAATATATGAGCAACGGCCGATTTGCTGATGGGCTGAAAAAAATAATCGTAAGCTTGATATTTGCCCGAAAGGGCTCCTTCGATGATCATTCTTACCAGTTTTTCCCGCTGTGGTCCTTCAATGTTTTGAATCCACCAGTCGTAGTTTGGATTCGGGCTCTTTATATTTACATCATATTGAATTCTTGGAGTGATACGCTCTTTTTGCTGCGAATGGCACGAACTCATGACCAGTAAAACGGAAAGAACTCCGCTAAAAAGAAAGCATAACAAAATATATTTCTTCATATGTCTTATTTGAGGTATCTTTGATGCAAAGAACGAAGGTATGAAAAAAATTGTATTCACTGCTTGGCTTTTATTTTTATTGCTAACGTTACAAGCACAGACTATTCCTGCTGAACGCCGGGTGAATTGGAAAGATATCATACAGGAGTACACTTTTAAAGTACCCCAAAATGAAGTAAATATTTTAGATTACGGCGGGGTAGCCGATGGAAAAACAGATAATTCAGAAGCTTTGAAACAGGCGATAACTTCTTTTCAAAACGGGGCCGGAACGGTTTTTTTTCCTGCCGGTATTTATCTTTTTAGCAAGTCGGTGGTGTTGCCGGATAGCATTCAGTTAAAAGGTGCCGGTTCGGATGCCACGGTGTTGAAATTTAACTTAGGCGGACAACCGGATAATGGAATTAATATTACCGGAACTGCCGAGAACCATTTTGTTCGCTTAAAAGCGGGTTATTCGTTTGGAAGTGCTGAGTTGGTATCTGATTCCGCTTTTTATTTTCAGCCGGGTGACTGGGTTGAAATCGTGGAAGATAACGGAAGCTGGAATACAGTTCCTGCCGACTGGGCGGTAAATTTGGTGGGACAAATTACCCGGATAAAATCAATTTCTAATGATACTTTGTTATTGGAGAGTCCTTTACGTATTACCTATACCGATAGTCTGAATCCGCGAATACAAAAGATTACTCCGGTGAAAAATGTGGGACTTTCCTGTTTGAAGCTGGTCCGTGTGGACAAACCGACCACTGCTGGCGGGTTTAATGTGTACATGGATTATGTGGTGAACAGCCGGATAGCCGGTGTGGAAAGCGATACCAGTTCAGGAAGTCATGTATACATCAGCCGCAGTGCGCAAATCAGGGTGGAAGGCTGTTATTTTCATGATGCATTTGTTTATGATGGAGCGAATACCAATGGTTATGGGGTAACATTGGCTCATCATAGCAGCGGATGTTTGATTGTCAACAATATCTTTTCGCATTTGCGGCATGCCATGATGGTGAAAACCGGGGCCAACGGGAATGTATTTGCCTATAATTATTCACGTGATCCGTACAGAACGGAAACTTTTTCCGATTTGTCGGGCGATATTTCACTCCACGGCCATTATCCTTTTGCCAATCTTTTTGAAGGAAACATTGTTCAGAATATTATTATTGACCATACCTGGGGACCATCCGGACCGCGGAACACTTTTTTCCGGAACCGGGCTGAGTTGTGGGGTATTATCATGACGGAAAGTGATGCTGCCGAAACGGATGATCAGAATTTTGTGGGAAATGAATGTACAGATAACAGCTTTTATCATGGTCAGTTTGTGTTAACCGGAAAAGATCATTTTGTTTATGCCAACAATATTTTGGGTACGCTGGTTCCTGATTCATCCGGTGACTTGCCGGATTCATCGTATTACCTGACCGGGAAACCTGATTTTTGGACCGCTGATGAAACCTGGCCGGATATCGGTCCGCCCAACCGGTTGGGCGCAGGAATAATTCCGGCAAAACAGCGTTATGAAAAAGGAGATTTGTTGACGGTGTGTCCGGAAGCCGTGACTGCTGTGGGAAATCTTTTTTCAGAAGATAAAGGATGGAAAGTAATCCCCAATCCGGTACGTGACCATTTGGTGATTACTGCACCTTCGGGTGTTAAAACCGGTTCTTTTGATGTGCGTATATATGATGTGCAAGGGAAACTTTTCTTTGCAAAAGTTTATCAGAAAACGCAGGTGACGGTTACGTTGGATAAAAATATTCCGGCCGGGATTTATTTGCTGGAAATCCGTTCGGAAGAAGGCCGTTTCCTGAAAAAAATAGTTTTACAGCGATAAAAAACAGAAACACATGAAAATAAAGCAGCCCACGTTGCTTGTCGATGTAGAAAAAGTTCGGCAAAATATCCGGAAGATGAAACAAAAAGCTGATATTTCCGGGGTTGTCTTTCGTCCTCATTTTAAAACACACCAGTCAAAACGTGTGGGAGAGCTTTTCAGAGAAGCGGGTGTGGATAAAATCACGGTTTCTTCGGTTTCGATGGCTATGGAGTTTGCCGGAAATGGCTGGAATGATATTACCATTGCTTTTCCGTTAAACTGGAGAGAGTGGGAAGAGATAAACGACCTGGCGAAACGTGTCAAATTGAATGTCTTGGTGGAAAGTGCTTTTGTGGCCGAAATACTGGCTCGTAAAGCAACAGCCCCTCTTGGTGTTTTTATAAAAATAGATACGGGATATCATCGTACAGGAATTTTGCCGGATCATTATTTGGAAATAGAATCTGTTTTTTCCGTTTTGGAAACTTCCTCGTTGTTGTCGTTCAAAGGTTTTTTGACCCATGCAGGACATACCTATCATGCCCGTAGTCAGGATGAGATCATGGAAATTAAGGAACAGGCTGCCGGATCTTTGCAAAAACTGAAGGCGAGATATGAGGCGCGTTTCCCGGATTTAATTCTTTCTTATGGAGATACCCCTTCATGCAGTATTGCTGATGACTGTTCGGCTTTTGATGAAATTCGCCCGGGGAACTTTGTTTATTACGATGTGATGCAGTATCATTTGGGGGCGTGCCGGCTTGATGAGGTTGCCGTGGCTGCGGCTTGTCCGGTGGTGGCATTGCATCCTGACCGCTCAGAGATGGTGATTTATGGCGGCGCGGTGCATTTATCCAAAGAGTTTATTGCTGCCGACAAGGGCTTCCGGCTTTATGGATATGTGGCAAAACCGGATGAGCATTTCCGTTGGCAAAAACCAATAGCCGGTGCTTATGTTTCGGATCTGTCGCAGGAACACGGTATTATCCGGCTTCCGGAAAAAAGCCTGAAATCTTTTCGCCCGGGCGATTGGGTAGCGATTTTCCCGGTGCATTCCTGCCTGACAGCCAATTTGCTGAAAAATAATACGGTTTTTGTGTAAGCCTGTGACATCAGGGCTTCAAAACAATGCCCAGATTTTTCTTCCCGTCGATTTTTATGATGAGCGGTTTTTTAAACCGGACATGCCGGATGGTGTCGTTTTCAAAAACCGCCTTTTGGCGATCCAGAAAATCCAGATCAAAAATTCCATCGTTCAGGTAAGGGTTAATCGTAAAATAACCTACCCTGAAAGAGGTAAGGTTTTGGAAAAAGTGGGTGCCCTGGCTGGGATCGATACGGTAATTTTCCAGTCCGGATTCAATGATTAGCCGGGCTCCGGATATCTGTGGCCATTTTACAGGAATGCCCAGCCACGGGTCAGACGAACCCCAGCGTCCGGGGCCGATAAGAATGTAATTCCGGTTTTTGTCAATGAATTTTTTGTTGATTTCCCCGATCATTTCTGCCGTTTCCCGGTTTTTGGATGCATCAAAAGTCTGGGGTTTTACGTAAACCACATCCTGTACATGATCGATCACACCATTCCCCAAGGCAGAGTGGGAAAGAATCAATAACTTGTCCTGATTGATTTTATGAACATTGATATGGACGCTTTGTTCTTTGCTGGCAATGGGACGAATTTGTAAAAGGTAAAACTTGATTTTTTCTCCTTTTTTGACATTCAAATCCACCACAAATTCAATTTCCACCGGTTTGTCCATCTCTTTGGCCCCGAGTTCCAGTGTTTTTTGCAAAATTTCAGCAAGCGGGAAAACGTCATGTTTTAAAATGGAGTTAAAAGTGATCAGTTTTTTTCCGGGGTAATTATACCCGTCGCGAATCACATTGTTTTGCAGATCGTAGGTGCTGGCAATTTTGCGGATAGAGCCGTGTTGTTCAGCGTCTTTTATCCGGAGTTTTACCAGGTTCATGCTGTCGTCGGTGCTCGGAACAAATTTCTCGGGATGCAGATCCAAGGCATAAAAATATTTTTGGGTTTCGCGCAAAGCGGCATCCGGAGTGGCTGTTTGCATCACTTTTTTGGGATATTTGGGCGAAAACCGCAAGGAGAGTCCGCCATCAACAATGTATTTCCCCAATCCGAGAGCAATATTGGCCGTTCCGTCTTTGGGCTTTTCAGGTGGGATGGGGTAATAATCAAGTGACCGGGCTACTCCGGAAAGCGTGGGATAGTAATAATTTCCATATCGTTTTCCGCAAACTTCCTGTAGTACTACCGCCATTTTTTCTTCGTCCAGCACGTTGGAAGTGGCTTTCATGTAGGCTTTACTGTCGGCAAAAAAGGCCGAAGCATATACGCTTTTGATCGCCTGATTCAGCAATTCGAATTTTTTATCCAGATTTTTTTCGGAAGACGGAATCATGTAGGTGTTGTAGATTCCGGCAAATGGCTGGTAATGACTGTCTTCCAGAAGGCTGGACGAGCGTACGGCCAAAGGCTGGTTTACCAGCGAAGCAATGGTGAAAAGATCTTCCTGCACCGATTCGGGAAGCCGGGCATCCAAAAAGAATTGTAAAATCTCTTCATCGGAATAATTGTCTGAAAGGGCGATAGGATAGAGATCGTTGTGCTCCATGAACTCATCAAAGATGTCCGTGCCCAGTACGACCGTTTTCGGGATGGAGATGTCAATATCATCATAAAGATGGTGTAACTTGTTACGGTTGATCAACGAATCAAGAAAAGCCAGTCCGCGGGCTTTTCCGCCAATGGATCCCTGTCCGATGCGTGAAATACTGAAATATTCGTCA
The sequence above is drawn from the Candidatus Sulfidibacterium hydrothermale genome and encodes:
- a CDS encoding PEP/pyruvate-binding domain-containing protein, which gives rise to MIPERTDIYAAKYYFNDASFSLLMRKRIYNILLVSSVYDAFILEEDGRIEEQIFNEYMSLNLRYPPRFIQATSLREAMKYMREEPVDLVISMLSFDDKGTFKLAATVKAEYPRVPVIALSPFSREVSLRIEKLNLSNIDYVFSWLGNTDLLLAIIKLIEDRMNVEHDVKAVGVQTIILVEDNIRFYSSYLPNIYKIIFQQSKAFVTEGLNEHQKMLKARGRPKILLATNYEEGIHLYRKYKNNLLGVISDISYPRKGIKDPEAGLRLFKRIKKENKYMPLLLQSSDPSNEQKAKALGVGFIDKNSSSLPYELRSFIKYYFGFGDFIFKDPETDREVGRAKNLKDLQEKIFQIPKESLRYHIERDHLSKWLRARALFSLAKLFQSFTIDDFENINEVRYFIFNAISNFRISKSRGVISQFDRTTFDEYFSISRIGQGSIGGKARGLAFLDSLINRNKLHHLYDDIDISIPKTVVLGTDIFDEFMEHNDLYPIALSDNYSDEEILQFFLDARLPESVQEDLFTIASLVNQPLAVRSSSLLEDSHYQPFAGIYNTYMIPSSEKNLDKKFELLNQAIKSVYASAFFADSKAYMKATSNVLDEEKMAVVLQEVCGKRYGNYYYPTLSGVARSLDYYPIPPEKPKDGTANIALGLGKYIVDGGLSLRFSPKYPKKVMQTATPDAALRETQKYFYALDLHPEKFVPSTDDSMNLVKLRIKDAEQHGSIRKIASTYDLQNNVIRDGYNYPGKKLITFNSILKHDVFPLAEILQKTLELGAKEMDKPVEIEFVVDLNVKKGEKIKFYLLQIRPIASKEQSVHINVHKINQDKLLILSHSALGNGVIDHVQDVVYVKPQTFDASKNRETAEMIGEINKKFIDKNRNYILIGPGRWGSSDPWLGIPVKWPQISGARLIIESGLENYRIDPSQGTHFFQNLTSFRVGYFTINPYLNDGIFDLDFLDRQKAVFENDTIRHVRFKKPLIIKIDGKKNLGIVLKP
- a CDS encoding alanine racemase encodes the protein MKIKQPTLLVDVEKVRQNIRKMKQKADISGVVFRPHFKTHQSKRVGELFREAGVDKITVSSVSMAMEFAGNGWNDITIAFPLNWREWEEINDLAKRVKLNVLVESAFVAEILARKATAPLGVFIKIDTGYHRTGILPDHYLEIESVFSVLETSSLLSFKGFLTHAGHTYHARSQDEIMEIKEQAAGSLQKLKARYEARFPDLILSYGDTPSCSIADDCSAFDEIRPGNFVYYDVMQYHLGACRLDEVAVAAACPVVALHPDRSEMVIYGGAVHLSKEFIAADKGFRLYGYVAKPDEHFRWQKPIAGAYVSDLSQEHGIIRLPEKSLKSFRPGDWVAIFPVHSCLTANLLKNNTVFV
- a CDS encoding glycosyl hydrolase family 28-related protein; translation: MKKIVFTAWLLFLLLTLQAQTIPAERRVNWKDIIQEYTFKVPQNEVNILDYGGVADGKTDNSEALKQAITSFQNGAGTVFFPAGIYLFSKSVVLPDSIQLKGAGSDATVLKFNLGGQPDNGINITGTAENHFVRLKAGYSFGSAELVSDSAFYFQPGDWVEIVEDNGSWNTVPADWAVNLVGQITRIKSISNDTLLLESPLRITYTDSLNPRIQKITPVKNVGLSCLKLVRVDKPTTAGGFNVYMDYVVNSRIAGVESDTSSGSHVYISRSAQIRVEGCYFHDAFVYDGANTNGYGVTLAHHSSGCLIVNNIFSHLRHAMMVKTGANGNVFAYNYSRDPYRTETFSDLSGDISLHGHYPFANLFEGNIVQNIIIDHTWGPSGPRNTFFRNRAELWGIIMTESDAAETDDQNFVGNECTDNSFYHGQFVLTGKDHFVYANNILGTLVPDSSGDLPDSSYYLTGKPDFWTADETWPDIGPPNRLGAGIIPAKQRYEKGDLLTVCPEAVTAVGNLFSEDKGWKVIPNPVRDHLVITAPSGVKTGSFDVRIYDVQGKLFFAKVYQKTQVTVTLDKNIPAGIYLLEIRSEEGRFLKKIVLQR